GAGCGCGTGATCTGCTGCTGGTCGGGTTCAGCATGGGCGGCACAGCGGTGCTGTCGTTCCTGCGGCGGTCGGCGCATGCGCAGGCGGTCAGCGGCGTCGTGCTCGAGGCGCCGGTGCTGCACTGGCCAGCGGTGCTGTGGCGCAGCGCGCAGCGTGCCGGCGTGCCGCGCCCGCTGCTGCCGGTCGTGGTACCCGCGACGATCGCGACCTTGAGGGTGCGGGCCGGGATCGACTGGAGCGACCTGGACCACGCCGGCCACGCTGGCGACCTGCGTCATCCCCTGCTGCTGGTGCACGGCGCCGCGGACGACCACGTCCCGGTGGGGGCGAGCGACGCCCTCGCGCGGCGACGCCCCGACCTGGTGCGCTACGTCCGCGTCCCCCACGCCGGCCACGTGCAGTGCTGGAACGTCGACACGGGAGGGGTGGAGGCCGAGCTCGCGGGGTTCGTCTCCGAGTTGTCCACCGGCCGACGTCGACGTGCCCGCCGCTGGCGGGTCAGAACGTGAGGACCCGGTCGTGGTCGGCGACCAGGCGCGCCACGTCCGGTGGGGACACCCAGGTGCCGTTGATCGCGGCGAGGTCGTCGTCGGTCACCGCACGGGCGACGCCGCACGCCTTTCAGACGTAGACGGGAACGTCGTGCTCGACGAGCTTGGCGAACAGGTCGCGCAGCGCCGGGACCGCGACACCCTGTAGCTCCTCGCGCGTCCCCGGCCGCGCGAGGTCGGTGGCGTCACCCGCGAGGACCACGGAGACCTGCTGGCCCTCCTCCAGCGATCCGTTGGCGGCCAGATGCAGCGGCACGGACGCCCCGGTGGGGTCGCCCACGCCACGGTTGACGATGTACAGCACGTTCACAGCTCATCCCTCCTGCAGTGCCTGCGCCAGCTCACCGGCCGCGTAGGTCAGGACCAGGTCCGCGCCGGCGCGGCGGATCCCCACGACCGCCTCGTGCATGGCCCGCGCCCCGTCGATCCAGCCGCGGTCGGCCGCGGCCTTGATCATCGCGTACTCACCGGACACGTGGTAGGCGGCGACCGGCAGGTCGTAGCGCCCGCGGACGTCCGCGACGACATCGAGGTAGGGCAGCGCGGGCTTGACCATCACCACGTCGGCGCCTTCGGCGACGTCGAGCGCGACCTCACGGCGAGCCTCTCGACGGTTGGCGGGCGGCTCCTGGTACGCGGAGCGGTCGCCGAACGCCGGGGCGCTCTCGGCGGCGTCGCGGAAGGGTCCGTAGAACGCTGACGCGAACTTCGCGGCGTACGCCACGATGCCCACACGGGCGTGCCC
The genomic region above belongs to Actinomycetota bacterium and contains:
- a CDS encoding DsrE family protein, with product MNVLYIVNRGVGDPTGASVPLHLAANGSLEEGQQVSVVLAGDATDLARPGTREELQGVAVPALRDLFAKLVEHDVPVYV